Proteins encoded in a region of the Raphanus sativus cultivar WK10039 chromosome 8, ASM80110v3, whole genome shotgun sequence genome:
- the LOC108833732 gene encoding receptor-like protein kinase At3g21340: MTNNFQKILGEGGFGIIYHGYLNDVEQVAVKVELLMRVHHNNLVNLAGYCDERNHLALVYEFMENRDLKEHLSGKEGYSFLDWPSRLRIAAEAALGLEYLHTGCKPPMIHRDVKSTNILLNGDFQAKLGDFGLSRSFPVGSETHVSTVVVGTPGFLDPEYFQTQRLSEKSDVYSFGIVLLEIITNQLVIDPTRERPHIGEWVKCMLSIGDIESIMDPNLKGSYDSSSAWKIVELAMSCTIPYSEKRPNMAQIVHELNECLIHENLKRGRTQDMRSKSYSEVSTATQMAPMAR; this comes from the exons ATGACAAATAATTTCCAGAAGATTCTTGGTGAAGGAGGTTTCGGGATCATCTATCACGGTTATCTGAACGATGTTGAGCAAGTAGCTGTTAAA GTGGAACTTTTAATGAGAGTTCATCATAATAATTTAGTGAACCTTGCTGGATACTGTGATGAAAGAAATCATTTGGCATTGGTATACGAGTTCATGGAAAATAGAGACTTAAAAGAGCATCTCTCAG GAAAAGAAGGCTACTCATTCTTGGACTGGCCATCTAGACTACGAATAGCTGCAGAGGCTGCACTTG GATTGGAATACTTGCATACCGGATGCAAACCACCTATGATTCATAGAGATGTCAAGAGCACAAATATATTGTTAAATGGAGACTTTCAGGCAAAACTTGGTGATTTTGGGCTTTCAAGATCTTTCCCTGTTGGGAGCGAAACTCATGTGTCGACAGTTGTTGTCGGAACTCCTGGATTCCTTGATCCAGA ATATTTCCAAACACAACGGTTGTCCGAGAAGAGTGATGTCTACAGTTTCGGTATTGTATTATTAGAAATCATCACAAACCAACTCGTCATCGATCCAACCCGCGAGAGGCCTCATATAGGAGAATGGGTGAAGTGTATGCTCTCTATAGGAGATATCGAAAGTATAATGGACCCAAACCTCAAAGGGAGTTATGACTCTAGCTCTGCCTGGAAAATTGTTGAACTGGCAATGTCCTGTACGATACCTTATTCAGAAAAAAGACCAAACATGGCTCAAATTGTTCATGAACTAAACGAGTGTCTAATACACGAGAACTTAAAAAGGGGAAGGACTCAAGATATGCGCTCAAAGAGTTATAGTGAAGTGAGCACAGCCACCCAAATGGCTCCTATGGCACGTTAA
- the LOC108819016 gene encoding proteasome subunit beta type-6, whose amino-acid sequence MDLNLDAPHSMGTTIIGVTYNGGVVLGADSRTSTGMYVANRASDKITQLTDNVYVCRSGSAADSQVVSDYVRYFLHQHTIQLGQPATVKVSANLIRMLAYNNKNMLQTGLIVGGWDKYEGGKIYGIPLGGTVVEQPFAIGGSGSSYLYGFFDQAWKENMTKEEAEQLVVKAVSLAIARDGASGGVVRTVIINSEGVTRNFYPGDKLQLWHEELEPQNSLLDILNAAGPEPMAM is encoded by the exons ATGGATCTCAATCTCGATGCTCCGCACTCTATGGGAACAACCATCATCGGCGTCACTTACAACGGAGGCGTCGTCCTCGGAGCCGACTCACGTACCAGCACCG GCATGTACGTAGCGAATCGAGCTTCAGACAAGATCACACAGCTCACCGACAATGTCTACGTCTGCCGTTCTGGATCG GCTGCTGATTCTCAGGTTGTCTCTGACTACGTCCGCTACTTCCTTCACCAGCATAC AATTCAGCTGGGACAGCCTGCGACTGTTAAGGTTTCTGCAAACCTCATTAGGATGCTCGCTTACAATAACAAG AACATGCTGCAAACTGGCCTCATAGTTGGTGGCTGGGATAAGTATGAAGGCGGGAAGATCTACGGGATTCCACTTGGTGGAACTGTAGTTGAGCAACCGTTTGCTATTGGAG GCTCTGGCTCGAGTTATCTTTACGGGTTCTTTGATCAGGCCTGGAAAGAAAACATGACCAAAGAAGAAGCTGAG CAACTTGTTGTGAAGGCGGTTTCGCTAGCCATCGCCCGTGATGGAGCCAGTGGAGGAGTTGTACGAACTGTCATA ATAAACTCAGAGGGAGTGACCAGAAACTTCTACCCTGGAGATAAGTTGCAGCTATGGCACGAGGAGTTGGAGCCCCAGAACTCCTTGTTAGACATCCTCAACGCTGCTGGTCCTGAACCAATGGCTATGTGA
- the LOC108821712 gene encoding protein SMALL AUXIN UP-REGULATED RNA 12-like: MEAKKSNKIREIVKLQQILKKWRKVAQASKQANNNKINSEDDVNNINKTGSGSGSKSIKFLKRTLSFTDVTAVPKGYLAVSVGKEEKRYKIPTEYLTHQAFHVLLREAEEEFGFQQAGVLKIPCEVAVFESILKIMEDNKTDAYLTTQECRFNATTTEEVISYRHPSDCPRTPCHQPHSSMCR, encoded by the coding sequence ATGGAAGCCAAGAAGTCAAACAAAATCAGAGAGATCGTAAAGCTTCAACAGATTCTCAAGAAATGGCGAAAAGTCGCTCAGGCATCAAAACAAGCCAACAACAACAAGATTAACAGCGAGGACGACGTCAACAACATCAACAAAACTGGAAGTGGAAGTGGAAGTAAGAGCATCAAGTTTCTGAAGAGGACACTATCCTTCACAGATGTAACAGCTGTTCCCAAAGGCTATTTAGCTGTCTCGGTGGGGAAGGAGGAGAAGAGATACAAGATACCAACGGAGTACCTTACCCACCAAGCTTTCCACGTGCTGCTGCGTGAAGCCGAGGAAGAGTTTGGGTTTCAACAAGCTGGTGTGCTCAAGATTCCTTGTGAAGTTGCTGTGTTCGAGAGCATTTTGAAGATAATGGAGGACAACAAGACTGATGCGTACCTGACCACACAGGAGTGCAGGTTCAATGCGACGACGACTGAGGAAGTGATAAGTTATCGTCATCCTTCGGATTGCCCTAGGACTCCATGTCATCAACCTCACAGTTCAATGTGCAGATAG